The following proteins come from a genomic window of Clupea harengus chromosome 22, Ch_v2.0.2, whole genome shotgun sequence:
- the LOC105907078 gene encoding RNA polymerase II elongation factor ELL-like isoform X2, with product MATLKEEQCYGLSCGRLSNGSNTSIFHVKLTDSALRAIESYQSSKGSTAHPSIRFTGNQGKISIPHGKTSEEYVTFTFYLSRIGRDNPQGSFDCIQQCATCDGAVELDCLGGIQDKLTVNATDDSYQKARQNMAQAEEETRRRGAIVIKQRGRYISKRVQIRKPPASLTDVVAPSRRVSRPVLISNSSSQRRLGALARPNQEKVAGLPLRERLTHLLALKTYRKAELIVRLQRDGLSPEDRESLDGLLLQVGHLSEKDNTFTLKDALLNDVQRDWPGYTEGDRQLLKRILITKSRKLGQAQSLLSSSATAEETRSPQREQASSSPSQKRPVPDYIDPLANKKPRISHLASRAQAQPNGGLSREREASPVSTATESRLPRLELPQPCEPLSDMSSDSAPNSRDSEGSDATAATTTTSVADRLGHSSAVSTATHPSLPLHPPCQPTAATPTPARKSRKKSRKNKERGRESGRTKDRNRGRERNRESGLTEDRTREGERDAEANVEDTGSGNQGRSPDVNGTYEHSGVATGTLDSEDYLRSYRTIVSHEQRQRYKNEFNVEYNEYRALHARIEGVTRQFTVLETQLKELQQGTNQYKTIHNQILQEYRKIKKSNPNYSQDKNRCEYLHNKLAHIKKTIAKYDHKQL from the exons GGATCAACTGCCCATCCTTCCATTCGTTTCACTGGAAACCAAGGG AAAATCTCTATCCCTCATGGCAAGACCTCGGAAGAATATGTGACATTCACCTTCTACCTGTCCCGCATTGGGCGGGACAACCCTCAGGGAAGCTTCGACTGCATCCAGCAGTGCGCAACATG TGATGGAGCTGTTGAGCTGGACTGCCTGGGCGGGATCCAGGACAAGCTCACGGTGAACGCCACGGACGACTCCTATCAGAAGGCCCGGCAGAACATGGCCCAGGCCGAGGAGGAGACGCGGCGGCGGGGGGCCATCGTCATCAAGCAGCGGGGCCGATACATCA gcAAAAGAGTCCAGATCCGTAAGCCACCGGCGAGCCTGACTGATGTGGTTGCCCCCTCCCGGCGCGTGTCGCGACCTGTGCTCATAtccaacagcagcagccagagGCGCCTCGGCGCCCTCGCACGGCCCAACCAGGAGAAGGTGGCGGGGCTGCCCCTGCGTGAGCGACTCACCCACCTGCTGGCACTCAAGACCTACCGCAAGGCCGAGCTGATTGTGCGGCTGCAGCGAGATGGCCTGTCCCCTGAGGACAGGGAATCTCTGGATGGCCTGCTGTTGCAG GTGGGCCACCTCAGTGAGAAAGACAACACGTTCACACTAAAGGACGCCCTGTTGAATGACGTGCAGAGAGACTGGCCTGGCTACACGGAGGGAGACCGGCAGCTCCTGAAGAGGATCCTTATCACCAAGAGCAG GAAGTTAGGTCAGGCCCAGAGTCTCCTGTCATCATCGGCAACAGCGGAAGAAACGAGAAGTCCACAGAGGGAGCAGGCCAGCTCCTCACCCTCACAG AAGCGGCCAGTGCCTGACTACATTGACCCTTTAGCCAATAAGAAGCCCAGGATATCCCACCTGGCGAGCCGAGCCCAGGCTCAGCCGAATGGCGGGCTgtcgcgagagagagaggccagcccTGTCTCCACAGCGACCGAGTCCCGTCTCCCCAGGCTGGAACTCCCGCAGCCGTGCGAGCCTCTGTCGGACATGAGCAGCGACTCTGCGCCCAACAGCCGAGACAGCGAGGGCTCTGacgccaccgctgccaccaccaccactagtGTGGCCGACAGGCTCGGGCACAGTTCGGCTGTCTCCACGGCAAcgcacccctccctccccctgcatCCACCCTGCCAGCCCACTGCGGCCACACCCACCCCTGCTCGCAAGAGCCGCAAGAAGTCCAGAAAGAACAAAGAGAGGGGCCGAGAGAGTGGACGGACGAAAGACCggaatagagggagggagaggaaccGAGAGAGCGGACTGACAGAAGACCGGactagagagggggagagggacgcAGAGGCCAATGTTGAGGACACGGGGAGCGGCAATCAGGGGAGAAGCCCAG ATGTCAACGGCACATATGAACACTCGGGAGTTGCCACAGGAACATTGGACTCTGAAGACTATTTAAG GAGCTACAGAACGATTGTTTCCCATGAGCAGCGTCAGAGGTACAAGAACGAGTTCAATGTGGAGTATAACGAGTACCGGGCCCTGCACGCCCGCATTGAGGGCGTGACGCGCCAGTTCACCGTGTTGGAAACCCAGCTCAAAGAGCTGCAGCAGGGCACCAACCAGTATAAG ACCATTCACAACCAGATACTTCAAGAGTATCGCAAAATAAAAAAG TCTAATCCAAACTACAGCCAGGATAAGAACCGTTGTGAATACCTACACAACAAACTTGCACACATAAAGAAAACCATTGCAAAGTATGATCACAAGCAGCTGTAA
- the LOC105907078 gene encoding RNA polymerase II elongation factor ELL-like isoform X1, which translates to MATLKEEQCYGLSCGRLSNGSNTSIFHVKLTDSALRAIESYQSSKGSTAHPSIRFTGNQGKISIPHGKTSEEYVTFTFYLSRIGRDNPQGSFDCIQQCATCDGAVELDCLGGIQDKLTVNATDDSYQKARQNMAQAEEETRRRGAIVIKQRGRYISKRVQIRKPPASLTDVVAPSRRVSRPVLISNSSSQRRLGALARPNQEKVAGLPLRERLTHLLALKTYRKAELIVRLQRDGLSPEDRESLDGLLLQVGHLSEKDNTFTLKDALLNDVQRDWPGYTEGDRQLLKRILITKSRKLGQAQSLLSSSATAEETRSPQREQASSSPSQKRPVPDYIDPLANKKPRISHLASRAQAQPNGGLSREREASPVSTATESRLPRLELPQPCEPLSDMSSDSAPNSRDSEGSDATAATTTTSVADRLGHSSAVSTATHPSLPLHPPCQPTAATPTPARKSRKKSRKNKERGRESGRTKDRNRGRERNRESGLTEDRTREGERDAEANVEDTGSGNQGRSPADVNGTYEHSGVATGTLDSEDYLRSYRTIVSHEQRQRYKNEFNVEYNEYRALHARIEGVTRQFTVLETQLKELQQGTNQYKTIHNQILQEYRKIKKSNPNYSQDKNRCEYLHNKLAHIKKTIAKYDHKQL; encoded by the exons GGATCAACTGCCCATCCTTCCATTCGTTTCACTGGAAACCAAGGG AAAATCTCTATCCCTCATGGCAAGACCTCGGAAGAATATGTGACATTCACCTTCTACCTGTCCCGCATTGGGCGGGACAACCCTCAGGGAAGCTTCGACTGCATCCAGCAGTGCGCAACATG TGATGGAGCTGTTGAGCTGGACTGCCTGGGCGGGATCCAGGACAAGCTCACGGTGAACGCCACGGACGACTCCTATCAGAAGGCCCGGCAGAACATGGCCCAGGCCGAGGAGGAGACGCGGCGGCGGGGGGCCATCGTCATCAAGCAGCGGGGCCGATACATCA gcAAAAGAGTCCAGATCCGTAAGCCACCGGCGAGCCTGACTGATGTGGTTGCCCCCTCCCGGCGCGTGTCGCGACCTGTGCTCATAtccaacagcagcagccagagGCGCCTCGGCGCCCTCGCACGGCCCAACCAGGAGAAGGTGGCGGGGCTGCCCCTGCGTGAGCGACTCACCCACCTGCTGGCACTCAAGACCTACCGCAAGGCCGAGCTGATTGTGCGGCTGCAGCGAGATGGCCTGTCCCCTGAGGACAGGGAATCTCTGGATGGCCTGCTGTTGCAG GTGGGCCACCTCAGTGAGAAAGACAACACGTTCACACTAAAGGACGCCCTGTTGAATGACGTGCAGAGAGACTGGCCTGGCTACACGGAGGGAGACCGGCAGCTCCTGAAGAGGATCCTTATCACCAAGAGCAG GAAGTTAGGTCAGGCCCAGAGTCTCCTGTCATCATCGGCAACAGCGGAAGAAACGAGAAGTCCACAGAGGGAGCAGGCCAGCTCCTCACCCTCACAG AAGCGGCCAGTGCCTGACTACATTGACCCTTTAGCCAATAAGAAGCCCAGGATATCCCACCTGGCGAGCCGAGCCCAGGCTCAGCCGAATGGCGGGCTgtcgcgagagagagaggccagcccTGTCTCCACAGCGACCGAGTCCCGTCTCCCCAGGCTGGAACTCCCGCAGCCGTGCGAGCCTCTGTCGGACATGAGCAGCGACTCTGCGCCCAACAGCCGAGACAGCGAGGGCTCTGacgccaccgctgccaccaccaccactagtGTGGCCGACAGGCTCGGGCACAGTTCGGCTGTCTCCACGGCAAcgcacccctccctccccctgcatCCACCCTGCCAGCCCACTGCGGCCACACCCACCCCTGCTCGCAAGAGCCGCAAGAAGTCCAGAAAGAACAAAGAGAGGGGCCGAGAGAGTGGACGGACGAAAGACCggaatagagggagggagaggaaccGAGAGAGCGGACTGACAGAAGACCGGactagagagggggagagggacgcAGAGGCCAATGTTGAGGACACGGGGAGCGGCAATCAGGGGAGAAGCCCAG CAGATGTCAACGGCACATATGAACACTCGGGAGTTGCCACAGGAACATTGGACTCTGAAGACTATTTAAG GAGCTACAGAACGATTGTTTCCCATGAGCAGCGTCAGAGGTACAAGAACGAGTTCAATGTGGAGTATAACGAGTACCGGGCCCTGCACGCCCGCATTGAGGGCGTGACGCGCCAGTTCACCGTGTTGGAAACCCAGCTCAAAGAGCTGCAGCAGGGCACCAACCAGTATAAG ACCATTCACAACCAGATACTTCAAGAGTATCGCAAAATAAAAAAG TCTAATCCAAACTACAGCCAGGATAAGAACCGTTGTGAATACCTACACAACAAACTTGCACACATAAAGAAAACCATTGCAAAGTATGATCACAAGCAGCTGTAA